The Helianthus annuus cultivar XRQ/B chromosome 16, HanXRQr2.0-SUNRISE, whole genome shotgun sequence genome includes a window with the following:
- the LOC110924023 gene encoding uncharacterized protein LOC110924023 has translation MLRNNHSNFLDLQRQVWEISHQLQERPPGQFSGNTQINPANHHVKAITTRSGKESGEVDMPSVQVEEEEPVDEEIELESPLLEKVVGNRLTLKHMPKYAKFLKDLLKGKDKLEELSNVSLNADCSAVVTNKLPENLTDLGLGDLKPTRMTLGLADKTVKYPRGIVENLLIKVDKLVFPVDFVVLDMEANENVPLILGRLFLCTVKALIYVFLGTITLRVVEETIFFKVNKTRRLNDRAEAVASVGESEKEVRDEKGWTSDPRLERVIEPKCGDPSDRKVEELEKRILWLQSKIETLSSVGVDL, from the exons ATGTTAAGGAACAATCATTCCAACTTTCTAGATCTCCAAAGACAAGTATGGGAAATCTCTCATCAGTTACAAGAACGACCACCAGGTCAGTTCTCAGGCAACACTCAAATCAACCCAGCCAACCATCACGTTAAAGCCATAACCACTAGGTCGGGTAAAGAATCAGGGGAAGTTGATATGCCATCGGTTCAAGTAGAGGAAGAAGAACCAGTTGATGAGGAGATAGAGTTAGAGTCCCCCCTGTTAGAGAAAGTTGTAGGAAACCGGTTGA CCCTCAAGCATATGCCGAAATATGCTAAATTCTTAAAAGATCTCCTGAAAGGGAAGGATAAGTTAGAGGAGCTTTCGAATGTCTCGTTAAATGCTGATTGCTCTGCTGTGGTGACGAACAAGCTACCGGAGAACCTCACAGATCTGG GCCTTGGTGATCTTAAACCTACTCGCATGACCTTAGGCTTAGCTGATAAAACCGTTAAGTATCCTCGGGGAATAGTAGAAAATCTGCTTATAAAAGTTGATAAATTGGTTTTCCCGGTGGATTTTGTAGTGCTAGATATGGAAGCGAATGAGAATGTACCTCTAATTTTAGGACGTCTATTTTTGTGCACTGTTAAAGCCCTCATATATGTTTTTTTAGGCACTATTACACTTAGAGTGGTTGAGGAAACGATATTCTTTAAGGTAAATAAGACGAGACGTTTGAATGATCGAGCAGAGGCGGTAGCATCGGTAGGGGAAAGTGAAAAGGAGGTGAGAGATGAGAAGGGGTGGACGAGTGATCCTAGGCTAGAGAGGGTGATCGAACCCAAGTGTGGGGATCCATCAGATAGAAAAGTAGAGGAACTAGAGAAGAGAATCTTGTGGTTACAATCTAAGATAGAGACACTGAGCAGTGTGGGGGTGGATTTATAA